In one window of Ferrovum sp. PN-J185 DNA:
- the rpsA gene encoding 30S ribosomal protein S1 → MNTTNQQTSTTESFASLFEESLSHQEMRIGEVITAEVVGIDGNFVIVNAGLKSESLIPIEEFKDDRGELEAQVGDFVKVAIDTLEDGYGSTKLSREKAKRLAAWLDLDDAMTKGTLVTGVVSGKVKGGLTVMVNGIRAFLPGSLVDVRPIKDTSPYEGKEMEFKVIKLDRKRNNVVVSRRAVMEASQGADRENLLENLKEGSIVKGVVKNITDYGAFVDLGGIDGLLHITDLAWRRVKHPSEVLNVGDEVEAKVLKYDQDKNRVSLGLKQLGDDPWVGLARRYPEKTRLFGKVTNLTDYGAFVEIEPGIEGLVHVSEMDWTNKNVHPSKVVQLGDEVEVMILEIDEERRRISLGMKQCRPNPWEEFAATHNKNDHVKGQIKSITDFGVFIGLPGGIDGLVHLSDLSWSQTGEEAVHNYKKGDEVEAIILAIDVERERISLGIKQLSGDPFTNFTAVNDKGAIVKGTVKSIDSKGAVIDLGDDIEGYLRASEISRDRVEDVKAHFNEGDAVEAVILNVDRKNRTINLSIKAKDAVEESAAMQRVTADNPANAGTTSLGALLKAKLENQSSEG, encoded by the coding sequence ATGAATACAACCAATCAACAAACCTCTACAACTGAAAGTTTTGCTAGCTTGTTTGAGGAAAGCTTATCCCATCAAGAAATGCGCATAGGTGAAGTAATCACCGCAGAAGTAGTTGGTATTGACGGTAACTTTGTAATTGTAAACGCTGGGTTGAAATCAGAGAGTTTAATTCCCATAGAAGAATTTAAAGATGATCGTGGTGAACTGGAAGCACAAGTTGGTGACTTCGTAAAAGTAGCTATTGATACTCTTGAAGATGGTTATGGTTCAACCAAACTATCTCGTGAAAAGGCTAAACGTTTAGCTGCCTGGCTTGATTTAGATGATGCGATGACCAAAGGCACACTTGTTACTGGTGTTGTAAGTGGTAAGGTTAAAGGCGGCTTAACAGTAATGGTTAACGGTATTCGTGCATTCTTACCAGGATCATTGGTGGATGTACGTCCAATTAAAGATACTTCACCTTATGAAGGTAAAGAGATGGAGTTTAAAGTTATTAAACTCGATCGTAAACGTAATAACGTTGTTGTATCACGTCGTGCAGTTATGGAAGCATCACAAGGTGCAGACCGTGAGAACCTATTAGAAAACTTGAAAGAAGGTTCTATCGTAAAAGGTGTAGTTAAAAATATAACTGATTACGGTGCATTCGTTGACTTGGGTGGTATAGATGGTCTGTTACACATTACGGACTTAGCATGGAGACGAGTAAAACATCCATCTGAAGTATTAAATGTGGGTGATGAAGTTGAAGCGAAGGTATTAAAATACGATCAAGATAAAAACCGTGTTTCATTAGGTCTTAAGCAGTTAGGTGATGATCCTTGGGTTGGTCTTGCACGTCGCTACCCAGAAAAAACCCGTTTATTTGGTAAGGTAACCAACCTCACAGACTACGGTGCATTCGTTGAGATTGAACCAGGTATTGAAGGATTAGTGCACGTTTCTGAAATGGATTGGACTAATAAAAATGTACATCCATCAAAAGTTGTTCAACTAGGCGATGAAGTTGAAGTAATGATTCTTGAGATAGATGAAGAACGTCGTCGTATTTCATTGGGCATGAAACAATGTCGTCCTAATCCATGGGAAGAGTTTGCTGCAACCCATAATAAGAATGATCATGTTAAAGGCCAAATTAAATCAATTACTGATTTCGGTGTCTTTATAGGTTTACCAGGTGGCATTGATGGTCTAGTTCATTTGTCTGATTTGTCTTGGAGCCAGACTGGTGAAGAGGCAGTACACAATTACAAGAAAGGTGATGAAGTTGAAGCCATTATTCTTGCAATTGATGTGGAAAGAGAACGAATTTCTTTAGGCATTAAACAGCTTTCTGGAGATCCTTTCACCAACTTTACTGCAGTTAATGATAAAGGTGCCATTGTAAAAGGTACTGTTAAATCGATAGATAGTAAAGGTGCGGTCATTGATTTAGGTGATGACATCGAAGGTTACTTACGTGCCTCAGAGATTTCACGTGATCGAGTTGAGGATGTTAAAGCTCACTTTAATGAAGGCGATGCGGTGGAAGCTGTTATTCTTAATGTTGATCGCAAAAATAGAACTATTAATTTGTCGATCAAAGCCAAAGATGCAGTTGAAGAGAGCGCCGCAATGCAACGAGTTACAGCTGATAATCCTGCTAATGCAGGTACTACAAGCTTAGGCGCGTTGTTGAAAGCTAAACTTGAAAACCAATCCTCTGAAGGTTAA
- a CDS encoding LapA family protein — translation MFYLKWIIRILVFILLLGFAIKNVEPVTVKYFLNYQWQGPLIVFLLVFFISGVVVGLLVAMGSLFKQRRELQRLRRELNQLEKVNELTSQPKPIRDISTAAHIDAV, via the coding sequence ATGTTTTACTTAAAATGGATTATACGAATTCTTGTGTTTATTTTGCTGTTAGGCTTTGCTATTAAAAATGTAGAGCCGGTGACAGTGAAATATTTTCTAAATTATCAGTGGCAAGGCCCCTTGATCGTCTTTTTGCTGGTGTTTTTTATCTCAGGTGTTGTCGTTGGCTTATTAGTTGCCATGGGGAGTTTATTTAAACAACGTCGAGAATTACAACGATTAAGACGTGAACTCAATCAGTTAGAAAAGGTTAATGAGTTAACTAGTCAACCCAAACCCATTCGTGACATATCAACTGCCGCTCACATTGATGCTGTTTAA
- a CDS encoding integration host factor subunit beta, with protein MTKSELIDLLSLKYSQLVSKDTELAVKTILDAMSQSLVSGERIEIRGFGSFGLNHRPPRQGRNPKTGEKVLVPEKHVPHFKPGKELRDRVDFPKSNTLSTD; from the coding sequence ATGACTAAATCAGAATTAATTGATCTGTTGTCTCTTAAATATAGCCAGTTGGTATCTAAAGATACAGAATTGGCTGTAAAAACAATACTGGATGCCATGAGTCAATCATTGGTATCCGGGGAGCGGATCGAAATTCGAGGGTTTGGAAGTTTTGGGTTGAACCATCGACCCCCTCGTCAAGGTAGGAATCCTAAAACTGGTGAAAAAGTGTTGGTTCCTGAAAAACATGTACCACACTTTAAACCAGGAAAGGAACTACGTGATCGAGTGGATTTTCCTAAGAGTAATACTCTGTCTACGGACTAA